The Lycium ferocissimum isolate CSIRO_LF1 chromosome 1, AGI_CSIRO_Lferr_CH_V1, whole genome shotgun sequence genome includes a region encoding these proteins:
- the LOC132066502 gene encoding histone H1-like has protein sequence MVSATAKKTVAPKKPRSHPPYVEMISEAIMVLKERTGSSQVAIAKFIEEKQKDLPTNFRKLLLVQLKKLVASGKLTKIKGSFKLTPAVKPAAKPAAKPAAKAVAPAKKKTTATAKPKAVKGKAAAPAKKATKKTVAAPAKKVVKKATPVKKAAVAKVKKTTPAKKVVKKPKTIKATPAKKAKK, from the exons ATGGTGTCTGCTACTGCAAAGAAAACAGTTGCTCCTAAGAAACCCCGATCTCATCCTCCTTATGTTGAG ATGATATCAGAAGCAATAATGGTGTTGAAGGAAAGAACTGGTTCAAGTCAAGTTGCGATAGCAAAATTCATTGAAGAAAAGCAAAAGGATTTGCCTACAAATTTCAGGAAACTCTTGTTAGTTCAATTGAAGAAACTCGTCGCATCAGGCAAACTCACTAAAATCAAAGGCTCTTTCAAGCTTACCCCCGCTGTCAAACCCGCCGCAAAACCTGCCGCAAAGCCCGCCGCAAAGGCCGTTGCTCCGGCGAAGAAGAAAACCACCGCCACCGCAAAGCCAAAAGCAGTGAAGGGTAAAGCAGCAGCGCCGGCGAAGAAAGCGACGAAGAAGACAGTGGCTGCTCCGGCGAAGAAGGTTGTGAAGAAAGCAACTCCGGTGAAGAAAGCTGCGGTTGCTAAAGTGAAGAAAACTACACCGGCGAAGAAGGTTGTGAAGAAGCCTAAAACCATTAAGGCAACTCCGGCTAAGAAAGCAAAGAAGTGA